TTCATTTGAGGACCAACGGCCGAAAGCGATTCAATCCGCAAATTCGCGGGCTGTTTCGAATCCAACGCCAGCGACTTCAACAATTCGCTCAACGCAGGCAAATCATGTGTCTGAGCAATCCGAACCACTAAAATCTGCAGATCCGGAGTCGCAGACTTCAGCGTCTGTTCTAATGCCGTTCGCCAACTCACCGGAAATTCTTTCAAGGCGGAACGCTGAATTACTTCCAGCAGAATCCCCTTGGCTGAATTTGATGTTTTCGAACTGGTCAACGACTGGGCAATCAGCGTCTGTACTTCGGGATCTGCTGACTGGGCGATTAAAAACCCTCGCAGCACAGCCGCCCGTTCCTCACTCAACGCTTCCTCACTCAGCCAGGTTTTAAGGAGATTCAACGTTTCACTGGCCCAGCCTTCATGTTCGCCGATAATTGTGAGTGCTTCTTTCTGGAGCGCGGGGTCATCAGTATCCAGTAACGGGGTCACCAGTTCCCGCGTCAGATTTCCGGAATTCATTTGATCGAGGGCAATCAAAGCTGCCCGACGAACTGCGGGACTCGAATCACTCAGACCAGCCAATACCAGATCACGGTGATCAATGCGAATCAATGCGTAGATCAAAGCATGCTCCAATGTTCGATCCGGCGATCCCGTTTTCATGGCATGAAACAACGATTCCACCACGGTCTCCAAATCAGCATCCGATACACCATCACGACGACCCGCTTCACAAATGCGACCTAGTGCCGTCGCAGCATTCCGCTGTACTGCTGGTTTTCCCTCTTTTACCAGCCGCACTAATCCTGCGATTGAGCTACTGTCTCGCAATGACCCTAAACTTTTGGCTGACGTCATCTGCACTGTCTCAGAAGAATCAAAGCCTTTTTGAATCGCGGTCCGGGCTTTCTTAGTACCGATCCGCGTCAGAGTCCAGATCGCGTTCCGCTTACTGGTATCATTATAAAATGAACCAGCGGGCGAGGAGATGACTTTCGCGAGTCGAGGAACCGCAAGATCCCCTGCTTCGGCTAATACCTCAATCGCCCGTTGTTGAACGAACGGTCGCGTGTCATTTAAAAGTTGAATTTTTCGATGGGGAGAGAGCGAACTCCAGTCCAACGCTAACCCGTACGGATCGTTTAATTCTGGTGTGCCCGTTTTTCTGATCCGATAGATGGCACCATGGATGTCCGGCTTGGAAATCTGCGACTGCGGGCAACCGATGCGAAACCAGCCCCCCGTATTGATGACCAGCAGGCTGCCATCCGCGTCTTCAATCACATCCGTCGGATGAAAATCGGGATCATCGGAAACCAGAAAGTCTTCTTCTTTAGTTTCATAGGTCGCACCATTTCGCACCAGCTGCGAGCGAATCACCTTATGCGTATTAAAGATGGATGTAAAAATATTCCCCTGATATTCTGGTCCGAACTGGGTGGAACGATATCGTAACATACCCGATACGGCAACGTGACCAAAGCGGGTAATCGGTCCCAGCAGATCTCCCGTGCGTTTGAACTCTTCGACGCAATCTTCAAAGTGAGGATACACGCCCCCTTCCTGCCAATGCACCAGACAATCCACCCGAGGCCGCGTCATCAATATGTTGACCGAACCAATCATTTCCCCTTCGGGTGTGAAATCGATCTCGACCGGATTATCCATGCCGCCGCCGCAATGCACTTCGATATCAGAGCCATCCGGCTTACAGGAGAAGATCCGCGCCGCGAGACCTTTACTGGTCACATTTCCGGATTTGTCTTTAAACTCATGACCATGTCGACCATCACACCAATACAGGCGGCCTTCCGGTCCTCGAAAGCAACCATGAATG
This window of the Gimesia fumaroli genome carries:
- a CDS encoding PVC-type heme-binding CxxCH protein — translated: MNQQPLPRIAVLGCSIALFLLSYAGSGWSWAEDLPRVPEGFSIERVTNSELTKYPMMAGFDDRGRLFIAESSGENTRAPQLIKEPKSMIRMLEDRDGDGRFDKSTVFADKLTLPMGALWHEGSLYVASPPNIWRLTDVDDDGVADEREIIVDSFGFSGNAASIHGCFRGPEGRLYWCDGRHGHEFKDKSGNVTSKGLAARIFSCKPDGSDIEVHCGGGMDNPVEIDFTPEGEMIGSVNILMTRPRVDCLVHWQEGGVYPHFEDCVEEFKRTGDLLGPITRFGHVAVSGMLRYRSTQFGPEYQGNIFTSIFNTHKVIRSQLVRNGATYETKEEDFLVSDDPDFHPTDVIEDADGSLLVINTGGWFRIGCPQSQISKPDIHGAIYRIRKTGTPELNDPYGLALDWSSLSPHRKIQLLNDTRPFVQQRAIEVLAEAGDLAVPRLAKVISSPAGSFYNDTSKRNAIWTLTRIGTKKARTAIQKGFDSSETVQMTSAKSLGSLRDSSSIAGLVRLVKEGKPAVQRNAATALGRICEAGRRDGVSDADLETVVESLFHAMKTGSPDRTLEHALIYALIRIDHRDLVLAGLSDSSPAVRRAALIALDQMNSGNLTRELVTPLLDTDDPALQKEALTIIGEHEGWASETLNLLKTWLSEEALSEERAAVLRGFLIAQSADPEVQTLIAQSLTSSKTSNSAKGILLEVIQRSALKEFPVSWRTALEQTLKSATPDLQILVVRIAQTHDLPALSELLKSLALDSKQPANLRIESLSAVGPQMKAVDQSTFDFLISRMNEEYPPLDRLAAARALSGLPQSADQLIQLSKQLDAPGPLALPVLLRAYAKSTNEEVGLALIKGLNGSSAATNLSADELASLLQKYPQSVQKAATPLLKKLGVDLAQQKAHLESLKPLLTEGRIEEGRKIFFGKKAACAGCHTVEDLGGKVGPDLTRIGAIRTGTDLLEAIALPSASFARGYRSYLVVTDEGKIYTGVISRESTDTVYLRTADLSEVRIARDEIDMMKESPISIMPKGLEKRLTSQEIRDLLAYLQNRK